The sequence below is a genomic window from Coleofasciculaceae cyanobacterium.
AAAAGACTGGTAACTCCAAAAACTATCGCGATCGCGCCTAGCTTAGGATATTTTAAAACCTGGCTGAGAATTGAGCCGTTAATCGAGACAGTTGAGGAATATGCTACGGTTACCCTCGATAAATATCCAAATACACCGATGAGGATTATTGGTCATTCAATGGGTGGATTAATTTGGTTAGAAATTCTCAATCGTCATCCCGAATGGCACGGGCGAGTACATTCTTTAGTTTTGATTGCCTCTCCACTTGGGGGAGCAGGTTTAGGACGAATTTTCGATCCTTTCAATATTGGAATTGGCATTTCAAGAGATTTAGGGAAAAACCGCAGACCGATCGCCGAACAAATTGCGGCTAGTATCCCTACTTTAGTTATCGCTGGGAATGTAGATGGCGGTGGCGATGGAACGATTGCGATCGGTTCGACCAAAGTGCGCCATGCTCATTTTATCTGTTTGTCTGGGTTGTCTCATCCAGTGCTTCGCAATCATCCCCGAACAGAAGCAGCAATTCGTGAATTCTGGAGCGATCCGCAAACATTACAAGAAACCAGCGAACCAACAATCGTAGATGAAGTTATCCAACGTCTTCAGTCAGTTCCAGGAATGATAGACGCTCATCAACGAGACTTTCATAAAGCTACAACAGCGATCGTTCTCAAAGATGGTAGCTCGATTCGTCTTTGGTGGAATCCACTAAGAGTAGAACACGTCTTTGTTGCCTCCCCCCAAAAAAAATTTTTATATGGAGGCTTCGTCGGCTGGATACACGAAAAAGCTCTAAAAAAGACGTTAACAGAAATTAAACAAAAATATGCTGCTGAAGTATCTTATTAAAAGAGTAAGTAGCTAGGCAGAATTAAATATAAAACGCTTCAAGTGGTAATCGCCTTGTTTACTTCTTCGATTCATTGCTTGAATAATTGTCATAGCCAGATCGTATTCATTGTCAAAGATACGCCCCGCAATTTCATGAGTTTT
It includes:
- a CDS encoding alpha/beta hydrolase, whose product is MSVEKPDFILFAQHGWADNRRAIADLVKRLVTPKTIAIAPSLGYFKTWLRIEPLIETVEEYATVTLDKYPNTPMRIIGHSMGGLIWLEILNRHPEWHGRVHSLVLIASPLGGAGLGRIFDPFNIGIGISRDLGKNRRPIAEQIAASIPTLVIAGNVDGGGDGTIAIGSTKVRHAHFICLSGLSHPVLRNHPRTEAAIREFWSDPQTLQETSEPTIVDEVIQRLQSVPGMIDAHQRDFHKATTAIVLKDGSSIRLWWNPLRVEHVFVASPQKKFLYGGFVGWIHEKALKKTLTEIKQKYAAEVSY